TCCTTTAAAACAAGTATGGTACCTAGGGAAGGCACATTAAAAATAGGTTAACCACCAACAGAGGCAATTCAAATTTCACttacatttcaaatattcaaaaaaacatGGATGACACCCACCCATAGCAGAGATTTGAAATTACATTCCCTGGGTCCCATGATGTTTTTATGGAACAGCTCTAATAGAGTTATCTGGACCTCAATAGTTCAAAGGATTTATGTAATTCAATTtgttgtaaaaagaatttttttgcTACAGTTGAAGGTAAAACCCTCCAATTAGGAATTAGGGTACTGAAATCGATTTGCAAAGTCTCATGTAaggactgatttttttttttacaattatcttgtttttttcaagttttttttaaactgtggTGGAGCTTAGGTCGACAAATGATTGGTGTTCAGCATTACtgtgctatttcgtggcggtaAGTTTATATTGGTTGAGGAAGCCGGAGTCCTCAGAGAGCCACtaacaatcctagtcaattaagattggaattCAGCACACTTGTCATGTGTGGTCTtaaaactcacaacctcagtgttgacaagATAGTGATACAGTAGGCCCAGTACATAGAAATAGACGACTACATTATAATGtattttgaaagttttcattgctttttcaactgtttttcCAACTGATTTAGCGAGTGTTGTATGTATTTTGGCAGAAAATCAAATTAAGTCTTTAAATAACCTATTGTGATATcaggttatatttttttcttcaaattttaaaggCTATGTATGGAGAATAATGATTTtcttacatattttaatttttttttttggacagaCAGACAACGGACGACGGACAGACTGGAAATCATAAGGGTTCTTAGTTGGGCACAAAATATCAATGCATATTGTTCGGTGTATTTTTATCATCTCTGGTTTGATATGGCTGGGGTTCCAACCTATGATCACACACACTCAAGGTGACCTTAGAAGAATTACAAGTATTTTATACATTTGGCATATTGATGAATGggaatatggaaaaaaaaaagaaagaacatgatgaaatatgaaagaaataaaaaaaaaaaaaactagaaatgaaagtaacaaatacaaaataatatacctaccgtataaaattaataatccaCAATCAATATTTTTCGCATAAAAATTACAGAATTGTATCTAATGGATACTAAAGTACTTGGAaaagaatatacattttttttgatgaaataccTAACTGTAAAAATGTTCTGATCTATAAAGGCTAAATAGTTGTGAAAAACTTCAATTGTATTTCTTTGTAAAATTAATCATCCTTACACATGTAACacagaaatatttattattttagcatgTAACACATGAATCAAGACTTTTTGACAAAACTTTTCaatttcctttttcaaaattgtctTTTCTCAGTACAGGTGTTATGTGTGTTTGAAGCAAGTTTGGTTAGTGTTCCagtgttaataaaaaaaagtatttcatttaCTCTAATTTTGGGGAAATGGGTTTCAGAATTATGGGGAATTTTAATCAAGTTTTCTATAAGTAGTAGCAATAGAGACCATGTCCAATTCTAATAAGAACCGATAAAAATCCCTCCTCCTTATACAGATATAAAGTTCCTTCAAAATTGGAAGCTGTATGAATTTTACATGAGCCTAAAATGGGTTTAAATTCCTTGTTTTCCTGTTCCCTTAGACTTCTGTATCCCAGCAAAATACTAATAAACTAAATACTTACCATCAGGATAAGACGATTTAGGAGGGATACGACCGTCAGCCTCTAGAAGTACATTTCTTCTTTCGGTCAAATAAGTGATAACTTTGTCCAACTCCTCAACAGTTAGTTGTCTCTTGTCAGCCAATAGATTCAATAGGTAGAGAATGTCCTGTGAAGGTGGTACAAACGGAGGCGGAGCTCTTGCTGGCGCAGGTGTAACAGCGGCAGGTCTGGCAGCTGCTGTCTCTTTTTCACGTTTAGCGAGCTGATATGCATCAAAGCTTCTACCGATAAGAGTAATAGCATCATCTACTGGCATATTCCTATGTTCTGTGGATGAAATGGTACAAAAGGCAGGTCAGTAAAAGATGAACAATCtacattacaatattttatttctatccGACTGCCTCCATTGCTGAataagcaatttaaaaaaaaatttaaacagaatttttttcatttatttcaatctgAATTCTATATATGTTCAgaacatttgttttgaatttaaataactctgaataattttgaatacaacaattttcttttagTCAGTGATGGTCTAGAAAACTTTATCGTAAAATAGAAGAAAAGTTATTAACAAATTCATTACCTTGTACTCCCAAGTTTGTTTTGTATGTAAACACGAGTCGACTGTATAACAAGAAATTCTGTTCGgcacttttttattttccataacACGCAGCtgtatttgtcatgtttgtatattttaataactaacagatgacatatttttcattttacataaCACGCAACCGTATTTGTAATTACAATAATTAACAGaagaatttttttcatttaacacGTATTTGAAGATAAGTTGTATCTTTTAATTCAGTTATTTAGAATAATATTTAAACTTTGGAGCTCATATTATCAtcttacattaaaaaaaatagtttatattattacaaaaaCGTAAAGAAACTCAACTTCATTTACTTATTTAAGTAACATAACTTCACAAATCATCTTttctaaaatatacattttaaaacagaTTATCATCTGTAGACTGTAATCGATTATGTTGTGAATAGGTATTGTAGAGATTTATAGCTATAAACCGATAATTCTGAATTTAATTTCAGTAATGTAAAgaagtttttaatgttttcatcaAAGTTACTGCTACAATCTTCCTAAAGCGCTCAAAACAtcagaaaatattttagcaGTGCCAACTGAAAATTGATTAACTTAGTATATGTCCAGTCATGCCAGTTAGATTTTTTACCTCAAGAAACAATCAAATTGTCAAACACCAATATACCTAAGTTTATTTCTAAGGAAAactaggatttttttttaatgttaaagcatttttctacagattttttctctatttaattatttggtTTTAGACACGATACCATTCCGTTAGATTATACTTGAATACTACGTATATATACTATCTGTAATGAAGttcttgatattttaaattacctATTAAACTCTTTAATGCAATTTATTAAGTTTATATACAGTTAGCTTTATAGTACCACTCTATGTTCGcttttatatatctaacatTTTTCTCTGaactttttgtgttttatcCTACACAGAACCGTGCCATATGGTTACGAAAGCAATATCAAAGTAATCTTTGTTCCTGATacttataaatacaattttagaatcaatatatcatatatttgaataatttcttGTTATACAGCAACTAACATCCAACAAACAAAAGCGCGTACATTTAAAACACAACAcgattattttaaaaaagcatcaaatatatttataaaattattttatatgtcgATGCAACCGTTTTATCTAAAATCATTATTATGACATACATATAGCtaacattataatatatttcaaacTTTGTTTTAGGTATCAACACATTTTTCAGGAtaacatttttatctatttctcgacaatatataatacatagTACAatatcttttcatatatttagttCATGCATGACCTTGTTTTCAAAATCcagattttatttaaaatgtttccagcattataatacaataaatagTCACTTTGAGTAATACACATGCGGAAGACCAAAGCGACAAAACTGTGTTATTTAATATAACACTAATTAACACCTTAAGCTATCAATTACAATAAAGGTAATGTGAGAATTTATAGCTTTGAAGGCTATCCCCCATCACcgctttttttaatttcttatgaAACAGATCCCAaatatacatgttattatattgtaatgtgttttttttaacacgGTTCTACTTTTCTCAAATTCGTTAACTTGCAGTATAATATTTCAAGTCTTACtgatgttaataaaaaattaactttgTGAAAGGTATTGgcaatttttatcatttcatatgTTGTCAAGCTTGCAGCTTTTTATTTGATGATCTTAGAGCAAGgtactttttctattttttgtctatatttATGTCACTCTGTACACACCCACCTTTCATGCCTTTTAAACCTGCATTTATGACAAATAAATGAAGCTTTTTTTTATAAGCAAGATTTCTGTTATTTAAGATAATGCATTAAAAGTAGGGTATAttgaaatgaaacttttttttttattagttcatATCTActaaaagagtaggctaatgcccctacaaggcagcactcgcacccgcaaagtggaaagggattaatataaaacttgtttcccaatccactctaaataaatatgtttaaactaattttcatcaaattatggcaacaaaaaatgtttaatttgatgATGATTCAGAATTAATTCTATTCAACATAAGCTGAGGGAAACATCATTTAATCAGATATGTGTTACGTGTAATATTTCACAGTCCCTCATTCTCTTCTTATATTCGAATTCATTAAAGATTTATAATCTTCTCTGATAAATACACAGTTGTAAGAACTCTAGATTTTCTATCATTTTACGCAATTTTAAGACGTCACGATATTGAATCACATTACAGTTATTGTAACAGTCACGATATTCTGCCGTATTGACGTAATTGTAAAAAGTCTCGATATTCTATCATATTTATGAAATTAGAGGTTACAATATTGTATCATATGCAAGTTATTGTAAGAAGTCTCAATATCCTGCCATATTAATGCAATTGTAAGAAGTCCGGTATATTCTATCGTATACACGCAATTTTTAAGAAGTCCAAATATTTTACCATATTCACACAATTGAAGAAGTCCCGATATTCTATCGTATACACCCAATTGTAAGAAGTCACAATATTCTGCCATATTCACGCAATTGTTCAAGTCTAGATCTTACCTACAGGTATACATTATTGCTTATTTATTTGTTCCATAAAGCCGACATTTTATACACCggataatgtaaaaaaaaaagaagatgtggtatgattgcaaatgagacaacagtgttcattttcaaattcatttgcATTTTGTATAATCAAGCAATTTCATCTGGCAAAACTGCAATCACTTATTTTTTAACCATTATCACAAATTGCATTTACCAGTATATAAAACACGCATATAGCCTCAAATAGGCATATTAAAGAATTTTACACCTCAAAACTGTTTTGTAGGTTAAACCTGTGTACATGGTGTAATAGCAATCTCTCTTCATGTCAAAAATGTAATTCATTAAATTTCAGTGGCCAGTTATGAAAGAGTCAACTGTGAATCTAATGCCACATAACACTTTTAGTCCTAACCACTTAAAAAGGATTGAGCATTCTGCCTTCATcaatttattattatcaatCATTTTTACAAAGGCAAATTTGGTTCTTACCTTGAGGAGTTCCATGTAAAATATTGACTGTTAATGACTGATGAACTTCATTTTGACTATTTACGACTATAGCAAACAGGCACAGTTTCTTGGCAGCATCTTCTACAACTTGAGGAATTGTTCGCTCTTCATTTATCAAGCTGATTGAACAAAGTACGTTTACAgctttcaattttctttcaaCAAATTCTGCAAATTTCCTGAAATTAGGTGTAAAAGTTCTtaagaattaaataaatcatatatcCAAAGGTTCTTGATAACCATTTGATACAGTATCCTGTCAATATCAAAACTTTCTATTTTCTCTCTTTGGTTAACGGCTAGTGACATCAAATGTTAATGGATGTTCAAGTATAAAGCTTGAAGATTGGCTGTGGGTGAATGCCTCAGGTTCTAGCTAGCTTCTTTATTTTATCAACTTTATATGAAtgcataaaatatatcaaaacatttttatgtcTGAAAACTAATAAAGATGGGACTGTCTTACTTGATCACAAACattgttaatatttatttattacctgAATTTATCAGACTTTAACggattttctttatttctatagattttttttaactagttCTATCCTTATAACAGAATTGGAAGTGTGCTCATTCTGAAAGtccttttatacattttcaattaCATCTTTgctataaataaacatgtaagATCTGGTTTTTCCTATCTATAATTGAGTGCTGTATTCTAGGGGGACAatgaaaatttcaacaaaatggaattaagaaaagtgaatataaatacatacataAGTGAACTATTAAGTATAATGATTGAACAGTCCAGTGGTGGTGGAGGCTTTCTGACAACAGGGGCTTCATAAGCTGGTTCTCTGAAATATGGATCCCTGTAGGGGTCAGCATATGGGTCCCTTCTTGGAGGTGGTGGTGGGTATCGgctgtaaatatataaacaaagtaACATTAAATTGAGTaaataaaatccaaaaaaaaaatctgtagaaaAGTAATCCAGAGTTTTGTTCTGTGGAAACATTGTTAACTCCCTTGAAAAAGGAAAGTTGCTTTTTGtgtggttaatttttttaattcaaatactgtatgcaaatttgtctttgaaatgtACATAACAAGTGTGAAAACAATGGCTTTAATAACAATGGATCAATGATTTTCCAATAAACCAAGAAACTTTTGCATCAGAAATTAAAGTAATTTCTAGTGctcaacattttatattttttatcagtcATTCTTTTctgcatatatttatattaatcactaaaacaaattgaaattctTTAATCATTATCGGTCTTACTGCACCATTTTTTGCTGTTTATCATATTATTTCTAAAGTACCTGTATGGATCCTCTCTATATCTGTCATAATAAGGATCATCTGGGAGTGGTGGTCTCCTGTAAGGGTCAGCATACGGGTCATCTCTCCTGTAAATATCACTgatcaaaacaagaaaactaacacattacaacacagaaaaaataaattcttattCCTTTTGAATCCATTGCTTAGCTGATCATTTggccaaaattaaaatataacattagaTGTTGTATCattcaaacaaaactaaaatagaacataacaTGTTGGATCAGTCAGATGatcaaatcaaaagttttgataacGTTTGTCTTACAAAAACATGCATGTCACTTTATACTAACACGGATCTTTAACTTTTATGCATGTCCTTAATGTAGACATTAtcatttcaagtaaatgatGTTTACATCATAGCTTTTGAAAATAATCCTCATATATTAAATGAACtaaatgcaataaaatgtatttcattaCTCAATGAAAACATCACTATAATAAGGGAGACAACACAATTTGTCAAGCTAGTAAAACTATCTCCTTTACATGAattctaatataaaaagatgagaATAAATCCATTTCTTATTATTTAACATACCGTGGAGGTGGTGCATCCCTGTATGGATCTCTGTATCTGTCATCATAGGGATCTGCTCTCAGAGGGGATCTTTCTCTTCCTTCAGGGGGTGGAGGAGGATATCTgttgaaacaaaataatattactATGAGTTGAATAATATCACCTTCTCAATGgtataaaatacttttatatcCAACAAAATGAGGGATAactattaaattttcaaactttcttattgtaattttctttcacaaacataaaatattcatagaTTTTTTTGGATTTTCTTAGAAAGAAAACGGAGCCatgaatttcatttaaatcacaaatatttttAGACTTTATATACCAGTTATCTCCAAGAAATGTATTATTAAAATGACTTATTTATGAAAAGATCAAATAGTTTAATCTATGTACAAATCAATTCTTTGCATCCCTCATTTTAAAGATGGATATAACTTTGGTGTAGAACATTAGTTGATTTGAACACTTGCCTGTCTCTATCTCCTCCTCTATCAGATGAGCCAGACCTGCCTGGAGGAGGTGGAAatctgaattgataattttatcaCAATAACAACACCAGATCTACCTTGCTTTCATTTTATGCAGAGCAATATCATAAAAATCTCAACGataaattttctttgaaaatttaaagagaAGTAAAAATGTAGCAAGAACAGTTTTTTCAAGCAGTTCTTTAAATACATTtggctattttttttctaaaaagataATAAGTGAACATTGAATCATTTTACAACTCCAATtggcaatttttttattattgggtTATGTTAATGTGATGCAAAAAGAAGGTTGCTGATTTggtaagaaaaataaattatactatTTGAAGgatttcattttaacatttgaaGACAGGAAATCAAGATTACAACTAAGTTAGACCAccataattcaatattttttaacaatgatCTGGACTTTGAATTCCTTAAAGTTGTATACACAGGATTCTTACCTTTAAAGCACTAAATGCAGTCTTCACGCTGAGTGGCAGCCGAGGCTAGTAAAAATGCTCTCGGGCctgtaaaaatcatatcttCAGGCCAACAGAATCTAACTATAGATTTAAAAGTTCGCCATGAAGACTGCTAAATGTTTCATAATCTTATTCCAAACAACCTTTCtgcattcttttttttcaacttcCTATCTCGAAAAAAAGTTCTTAAACAGTTTTAGCCCTTAGTTGTAATCTGAAATTTTCTTCTTTCAAGAAAAGTTTGCTAATATCATTCTTGTacaaaactagatatcattgagatggaagccatctctgtgggccccgctgtcaataacgtttggtaaataaatatagtgtgaatcaaaattgtaagcgatggacagaccaacagatagacagacctttgacctaggaagttgtacatacatcatgacacaccctctggtgttggttaaaatggatgtcaagtataatatttgaaatcaaaacggttcccaagatatagagcggacacaatcttcaactcaggacacagggttgtcaactaaaaccaaagttttttttaccttgacctttgacctaggaagttgtacatacatcatgacacgccatctgatggtggttaaaatggatgtcaagtataaactttgaaatcataaaggtTATccagatatggagcggacacgatctttatcacaggacacagggttgtcaactgaaaccaaagtatttgaccttaacctttgacctaggcagttgtacatacatcatgacacaccctctggtgttggttaataaacatgttaagtattaagtataaaatcagaACGGTAATCTAGATATGTAGCGGACATGATCTTCatcacaggacacggggttgtcaactgaaaccaaagtttttgaccttgacctttgacctaggaagttgtacatacatcatgacacaccctctggtgttggttaaaatggatgtaaagtataaactttgaaatcataagggttctcaagatatagagcggacacgatcatcaccacaggacacagggttgtcaactgaaaccaaagtttttgaccttgacctttgacctaggaagttgtacatacatcatgacacgccctctggtggtggttaataaacatgtaaagtataaagtatgaaatcataacagttttctagatatggagcggacacgatcatcaccacaggacacagggttgtcaactgaaaccaaattttttttaccttgacctttgacctagaaagttgtacatacatcatgacacgccctctggtggtggttaataagcatgtaaagtataaagtatgaaatcataacggttttctagatatggagcggacacaaagttaaagtgttacggacggacagatcactatagggcgacccgacTTTTACTCGGGGCCCTAATAATTAACAATGTTGTTTTCGATATCATTGACACTGACCTTTCTCTTGACATGGTAGATCTTTCTCTACCGTCTATTGCTGCTCTGCTTTGTGGAGGGGCTGGATatctaaataaacaattttatttgtattataactGTACCAATAATAGAAAAGATTATGTTTTTGTGGAAGGTAAGAAATTAATAACAATAAAGGAATGCaaactggtattttttttacagcagACTTGTTCGGCAGATAACCAATCCGTATGTTTGTAGGACTCAACTACATCGAAAGAAAGGTAGTATACCTAACCTATAGCTAattatgacttcacggttcaacAAACAAGCAAGCTTACCAAAGATTCTATCTTTACCATGGCACTCAATGAATTATGTTGTGAAGAGTAGAATTTCTTGCATAAACAGATTGATTGACTGGATTATGCTATATATGCTACCTCAACGCAACAGGTTACATTTACACTTGATCTACTACTTTTCAATGCAAGAAactattttctatataaaaagttGACAGAAAATAATTGGGATCAAAAGTCTGATCACATGCATTGTGATTTAAACATGAAGACAAATAACAAACCTTTCCTTTCCAAGTTCACAgactaaaagtttaaaaatactAAAGTATAAATGTCAAAACCCCAAAACACATGTGAATTCAAACATATACCTATCTCTGTCGTGTCCACTGGATGTGCTATTAGCTGTTGAACTTGGGCTCTGTCTAGTTGCAGGACTTGGTCGTCTTGTAGAAGAAGGATTTTGTGTTCCTTTTCTACCATCTAATGCCATTTTAACATCtacaaaatataacttaaaattGAAGAAtcattacaataaaatatttggtcATTAATCAttatttaacattaattttaagtgaattaacatatttaaagtttaattattAAGGTATAAATGAGAGCTTTTTCTAGTAAGACCAGACTGTGAGTCAGATGTCTGATGACTCAATAATAACAATGTCATAATGGATGTTCTGTGTATGTTTTGGTTTTAAGTGTCAAAAGAATACACAGCAATCTTTAATGTCTCTCAAAGTATGTTTTTTGAAACACTCCCccttaaaatatagaaaagtttGTAGCACTATTTACAAGATTTCTTGTATATGGTTCCATCCATCCAATTCACAATAAAATCTTCATTTACTATAACGAAAAATCTATCATTTTCAGTTATACCTAGCTTGCTGCCTTTAAGAAGGCCTCCATTCTCGTTCTCTACTGCTTGTAGTGCGTCTTCTTCTTTTTCGTATTGTACAAATGCAAATCCTCTGTCGTGAAGTGATAGACCTAAAATACAGGaacattaaagaataaaaaaaaattcttgctgatttttataatgaagtACCTTTATCTTTGGGTTCTATCTTTAATGGGGTGTAGGTTAAGCTGAGAAATGAATGATAATTTGGTAATGATTAATGCTTCTTTCAAGGCAATTTGGGTCTTTTATAGCTACATACATGTGATAAAATT
This is a stretch of genomic DNA from Mytilus trossulus isolate FHL-02 chromosome 6, PNRI_Mtr1.1.1.hap1, whole genome shotgun sequence. It encodes these proteins:
- the LOC134721670 gene encoding nuclear receptor coactivator 5-like isoform X1, with amino-acid sequence MPTRSRSRSRERLDRFGRVIVPPKRSRSRSPRIRRSCSRSRSRNSRSNRRSLSRDRRSPRRSPRRSPRRSPRRSPRRSPRRSPRRSPRRSPRVHRRSRSRSRTSSVRRRSPRPRSKTPPIGNRTNINDIDLMKARVFVGNVPVGTITKRELEDIFGKYGKIIGLSLHDRGFAFVQYEKEEDALQAVENENGGLLKGSKLDVKMALDGRKGTQNPSSTRRPSPATRQSPSSTANSTSSGHDRDRYPAPPQSRAAIDGRERSTMSRERFPPPPGRSGSSDRGGDRDRYPPPPPEGRERSPLRADPYDDRYRDPYRDAPPPRDIYRRDDPYADPYRRPPLPDDPYYDRYREDPYSRYPPPPPRRDPYADPYRDPYFREPAYEAPVVRKPPPPLDCSIIILNSSLMKFAEFVERKLKAVNVLCSISLINEERTIPQVVEDAAKKLCLFAIVVNSQNEVHQSLTVNILHGTPQEHRNMPVDDAITLIGRSFDAYQLAKREKETAAARPAAVTPAPARAPPPFVPPSQDILYLLNLLADKRQLTVEELDKVITYLTERRNVLLEADGRIPPKSSYPDGYGAGEPKPDTQKDLQAKILSILNGPGEGAGLGSMVGLSQQPQGNGSMDGRQAPGGMSSLINLDNPNVQKALDNLIQSGPNLLKTLSHAPGNPMQPGAAITSRESQHTQPQPSMGQGYPPRGQPMGMQQGVRPPFGGPGGQPMRMSNPGGIPPRRPPPQY
- the LOC134721670 gene encoding nuclear receptor coactivator 5-like isoform X4, whose translation is MPTRSRSRSRERLDRFGRVIVPPKRSRSRSPRIRRSCSRSRSRNSRSNRRSLSRDRRSPRRSPRRSPRRSPRRSPRRSPRRSPRRSPRRSPRVHRRSRSRSRTSSVRRRSPRPRSKTPPIGNRTNINDIDLMKARVFVGNVPVGTITKRELEDIFGKYGKIIGLSLHDRGFAFVQYEKEEDALQAVENENGGLLKGSKLDVKMALDGRKGTQNPSSTRRPSPATRQSPSSTANSTSSGHDRDRYPAPPQSRAAIDGRERSTMSRERYPPPPPEGRERSPLRADPYDDRYRDPYRDAPPPRDIYRRDDPYADPYRRPPLPDDPYYDRYREDPYSRYPPPPPRRDPYADPYRDPYFREPAYEAPVVRKPPPPLDCSIIILNSSLMKFAEFVERKLKAVNVLCSISLINEERTIPQVVEDAAKKLCLFAIVVNSQNEVHQSLTVNILHGTPQEHRNMPVDDAITLIGRSFDAYQLAKREKETAAARPAAVTPAPARAPPPFVPPSQDILYLLNLLADKRQLTVEELDKVITYLTERRNVLLEADGRIPPKSSYPDGYGAGEPKPDTQKDLQAKILSILNGPGEGAGLGSMVGLSQQPQGNGSMDGRQAPGGMSSLINLDNPNVQKALDNLIQSGPNLLKTLSHAPGNPMQPGAAITSRESQHTQPQPSMGQGYPPRGQPMGMQQGVRPPFGGPGGQPMRMSNPGGIPPRRPPPQY
- the LOC134721670 gene encoding nuclear receptor coactivator 5-like isoform X2; amino-acid sequence: MPTRSRSRSRERLDRFGRVIVPPKRSRSRSPRIRRSCSRSRSRNSRSNRRSLSRDRRSPRRSPRRSPRRSPRRSPRRSPRRSPRRSPRRSPRVHRRSRSRSRTSSVRRRSPRPRSKTPPIGNRTNINDIDLMKARVFVGNVPVGTITKRELEDIFGKYGKIIGLSLHDRGFAFVQYEKEEDALQAVENENGGLLKGSKLDVKMALDGRKGTQNPSSTRRPSPATRQSPSSTANSTSSGHDRDRYPAPPQSRAAIDGRERSTMSRERFPPPPGRSGSSDRGGDRDRYPPPPPEGRERSPLRADPYDDRYRDPYRDAPPPRRDDPYADPYRRPPLPDDPYYDRYREDPYSRYPPPPPRRDPYADPYRDPYFREPAYEAPVVRKPPPPLDCSIIILNSSLMKFAEFVERKLKAVNVLCSISLINEERTIPQVVEDAAKKLCLFAIVVNSQNEVHQSLTVNILHGTPQEHRNMPVDDAITLIGRSFDAYQLAKREKETAAARPAAVTPAPARAPPPFVPPSQDILYLLNLLADKRQLTVEELDKVITYLTERRNVLLEADGRIPPKSSYPDGYGAGEPKPDTQKDLQAKILSILNGPGEGAGLGSMVGLSQQPQGNGSMDGRQAPGGMSSLINLDNPNVQKALDNLIQSGPNLLKTLSHAPGNPMQPGAAITSRESQHTQPQPSMGQGYPPRGQPMGMQQGVRPPFGGPGGQPMRMSNPGGIPPRRPPPQY
- the LOC134721670 gene encoding nuclear receptor coactivator 5-like isoform X5, whose amino-acid sequence is MPTRSRSRSRERLDRFGRVIVPPKRSRSRSPRIRRSCSRSRSRNSRSNRRSLSRDRRSPRRSPRRSPRRSPRRSPRRSPRRSPRRSPRRSPRVHRRSRSRSRTSSVRRRSPRPRSKTPPIGNRTNINDIDLMKARVFVGNVPVGTITKRELEDIFGKYGKIIGLSLHDRGFAFVQYEKEEDALQAVENENGGLLKGSKLDVKMALDGRKGTQNPSSTRRPSPATRQSPSSTANSTSSGHDRDRYPAPPQSRAAIDGRERSTMSRERYPPPPPEGRERSPLRADPYDDRYRDPYRDAPPPRRDDPYADPYRRPPLPDDPYYDRYREDPYSRYPPPPPRRDPYADPYRDPYFREPAYEAPVVRKPPPPLDCSIIILNSSLMKFAEFVERKLKAVNVLCSISLINEERTIPQVVEDAAKKLCLFAIVVNSQNEVHQSLTVNILHGTPQEHRNMPVDDAITLIGRSFDAYQLAKREKETAAARPAAVTPAPARAPPPFVPPSQDILYLLNLLADKRQLTVEELDKVITYLTERRNVLLEADGRIPPKSSYPDGYGAGEPKPDTQKDLQAKILSILNGPGEGAGLGSMVGLSQQPQGNGSMDGRQAPGGMSSLINLDNPNVQKALDNLIQSGPNLLKTLSHAPGNPMQPGAAITSRESQHTQPQPSMGQGYPPRGQPMGMQQGVRPPFGGPGGQPMRMSNPGGIPPRRPPPQY